Proteins from one Triticum aestivum cultivar Chinese Spring chromosome 7A, IWGSC CS RefSeq v2.1, whole genome shotgun sequence genomic window:
- the LOC123148010 gene encoding diacylglycerol O-acyltransferase 1-2 isoform X2, which yields MKYGLLIRAGFWFSARSLGDWPLLMCCLTLPIFPLAALMTEKWAQRKLIRDHVSILLHIIITTTVLIYPVVVILKCESAVLSGFVLMFIASITWLKLVSFAHTNYDIRVLSQSIEKGATHGSSIDEENIKGPTINSVVYFMLAPTLCYQPSYPRTAFTRKGWVTRQLIKCVVFTGLMGFIIEQYINPIVQNSKHPLKGNFLDAIERVLKLSVPTLYVWLCMFYSFFHLWLNILAELLRFGDREFYKDWWNAKTVEEYWRMWNMPVHKWIVRHIYFPCIRNGLSKGCAILIAFLVSAVFHELCIAVPCHIFKLWAFSGIMFQIPLLFLTKYLQEKFKNTMVGNMIFWFFFSIVGQPMCVLLYYHDVMNRQAQTNG from the exons ATGAAG TATGGCCTATTAATAAGAGCTGGGTTTTGGTTTAGTGCAAGATCGCTGGGAGATTGGCCACTTCTGATGTGCTG CCTCACTTTACCCATTTTCCCACTTGCTGCACTCATGACCGAGAAGTGGGCTCAAAGAAAGCTCATCCGTGATCAT GTGTCTATTCTTCTCCATATAATTATTACAACCACTGTCCTTATCTATCCGGTTGTTGTGATTCTTAA GTGTGAATCAGCAGTATTATCTGGATTTGTGTTAATGTTCATTGCAAGCATTACTTGGTTGAAGCTTGTCTCTTTTGCTCATACAAATTATGATATAAGGGTGTTGTCCCAAAGTATTGAAAAG GGTGCTACACATGGCAGTTCTATCGATGAGGAAAACATTAAAGGCCCAACTATCAACAGTGTTGTGTATTTCATGTTGGCCCCAACACTTTGTTACCAG CCAAGTTATCCCCGGACAGCATTTACTAGGAAAGGCTGGGTCACTCGGCAGCTTATAAAATGCGTAGTTTTTACAGGCTTGATGGGCTTCATAATTGAGCAA TACATTAATCCAATTGTGCAGAATTCCAAGCATCCATTAAAAGGAAATTTCTTGGATGCTATTGAGAGAGTCTTGAAACTGTCAGTGCCAACATTATATGTATGGCTTTGTATGTTCTATTCCTTTTTCCATCTGTG GTTGAATATTCTTGCCGAACTCCTCCGTTTTGGTGATCGTGAATTCTACAAGGACTGGTGGAATGCCAAAACAGTTGAAGAG TACTGGAGAATGTGGAATATG CCTGTTCATAAGTGGATCGTTCGCCATATATATTTTCCATGCATAAGGAATGGCTTGTCAAAG GGTTGTGCCATTCTCATCGCATTTCTGGTTTCAGCTGTATTTCATGAG CTATGTATTGCTGTTCCATGCCACATTTTCAAATTATGGGCGTTTTCTGGAATCATGTTTCAG ATTCCCCTGCTATTCTTGACGAAATATCTTCAAGAAAAGTTCAAGAACACAATG GTGGGCAACATGATATTTTGGTTCTTCTTCAGCATAGTTGGGCAGCCAATGTGTGTTCTCTTGTACTACCATGATGTCATGAACAGACAGGCTCAGACAAATGGCTAG